One Thermoleophilaceae bacterium genomic region harbors:
- the asnB gene encoding asparagine synthase (glutamine-hydrolyzing) — MCGFAGCVLPPGQSPDRAVLERMARAIEHRGPDAHGVAIAGSAGLCHARLSIVDPSPSGAQPMTDGSGRWLLSYNGEVFNHLDLRASLAGVPWRGHSDTETLVEALAAWGEDAVPRCNGLFAYAALDTERRRLLLVRDRFGVKPLYFARHDGGLWFASEIRALLAAGVPRRARRETLAHHVVHGWANGRLTPVEGIDRVLPGTLLAVDLDSLDAEERRWYDPADAVDSERAAGLSRLPREELARQVEDELRASVRRRLMADVPVGTMCSGGIDSSVVTALAREEHPEVIAFNASVADQPHADEGPWAELVAGALGVELRTVGMTAEGWRAGLVEAVLHHEYPLMHESSVPMAQIAGLAREGGVKVLLSGEGADELFGGYGFLHRADYLGYLRANRRLGTVTRLAAGKLRRDGPLGIARSAAGAARRRARARRGIRDSTDPMGKPLGFPGPGASEHAARYEIGLRERAAAAYAYSDPSRRGLEAGLLGDLGTYLPHLLNRQDKNTMQCSIETRVPFLDPAVVSLALNLPLEARVEPRRKGVLRDVARRLLPPEVADRRKVGFGFDVAAYVRPAARPEFLRDGLLREELGVPTGAWREAVGMVAGHDVLRLWTAEIWCRLFLAADGVAGVERALWR, encoded by the coding sequence GTGTGCGGATTCGCCGGCTGCGTGCTGCCCCCCGGGCAGTCCCCCGACCGCGCCGTGCTCGAGCGCATGGCGCGCGCCATCGAACACCGGGGGCCCGATGCTCACGGAGTGGCGATCGCGGGCTCGGCCGGCCTTTGCCACGCGCGCCTGTCGATAGTGGACCCCAGCCCGTCCGGCGCCCAGCCGATGACCGATGGCTCCGGGCGCTGGCTGCTCTCCTACAACGGCGAGGTCTTCAACCACCTCGACCTGCGCGCGTCACTCGCGGGCGTGCCGTGGCGTGGCCACAGCGACACGGAGACGCTGGTGGAGGCTCTCGCCGCCTGGGGCGAGGACGCCGTGCCCCGCTGCAACGGCCTGTTCGCCTACGCCGCGCTGGACACCGAGCGCCGCCGGCTGCTGCTCGTGCGCGACCGCTTCGGGGTGAAGCCGCTCTACTTCGCCCGCCACGACGGCGGCCTGTGGTTCGCGAGCGAGATCCGCGCGCTGCTCGCGGCCGGGGTGCCGCGGCGGGCGCGCCGGGAGACGCTGGCCCACCACGTGGTGCACGGCTGGGCCAACGGCCGCCTCACCCCGGTCGAGGGCATCGACCGGGTGCTGCCCGGGACGCTCCTGGCCGTGGACCTCGACAGCCTCGACGCCGAGGAGCGCCGCTGGTACGACCCGGCGGACGCCGTGGACTCCGAGCGCGCGGCGGGCCTGTCGCGGCTGCCGCGCGAGGAGCTGGCCCGCCAGGTCGAGGACGAGCTGCGCGCGTCGGTGCGCCGGCGGCTGATGGCCGACGTGCCGGTTGGCACGATGTGCTCGGGCGGCATCGACTCCAGCGTGGTCACGGCGCTCGCGCGCGAGGAGCATCCCGAGGTGATCGCCTTCAACGCGTCGGTGGCCGACCAGCCCCACGCCGACGAGGGGCCGTGGGCGGAGCTGGTCGCGGGCGCGCTCGGGGTGGAGCTGCGCACCGTGGGAATGACCGCCGAGGGCTGGCGCGCGGGCCTGGTGGAGGCGGTGCTCCACCACGAGTACCCGCTCATGCACGAGAGCTCGGTGCCGATGGCGCAGATCGCCGGCCTGGCGCGCGAGGGCGGGGTCAAGGTGCTGCTGTCGGGCGAGGGGGCCGACGAGCTGTTCGGCGGCTACGGCTTCCTCCACCGCGCCGACTACCTCGGCTACCTGCGCGCCAACCGCCGGCTGGGCACGGTCACGCGGCTCGCCGCCGGCAAGCTGCGCCGCGACGGGCCGCTCGGCATCGCCCGCTCGGCGGCCGGCGCGGCGCGGCGGCGCGCCAGGGCGCGGCGGGGCATCCGCGACTCCACCGACCCGATGGGCAAGCCGCTGGGCTTCCCGGGCCCGGGGGCGTCCGAGCACGCGGCCCGCTACGAGATCGGGCTGCGCGAGCGGGCGGCCGCCGCCTACGCGTACTCCGATCCGTCGCGGCGGGGTCTCGAGGCCGGGCTGCTCGGCGATCTCGGCACCTACCTCCCCCACCTCCTCAACCGCCAGGACAAGAACACGATGCAGTGCTCGATCGAGACACGCGTGCCGTTCCTCGACCCCGCCGTGGTGTCGCTCGCGCTCAACCTGCCGCTCGAGGCGCGGGTGGAGCCGCGCCGCAAGGGCGTGCTCCGGGACGTCGCCCGGCGCCTCCTCCCTCCCGAGGTCGCCGACCGCCGCAAGGTGGGCTTCGGATTCGACGTTGCTGCGTACGTGCGGCCCGCCGCGCGGCCGGAGTTCCTGCGCGACGGCCTGCTGCGCGAGGAGCTGGGGGTGCCCACCGGGGCGTGGCGGGAGGCGGTGGGGATGGTGGCCGGCCACGACGTGCTGAGGCTGTGGACGGCGGAGATCTGGTGCCGCCTGTTCCTCGCCGCCGACGGTGTGGCGGGGGTGGAGAGGGCGCTGTGGCGTTAG
- a CDS encoding VOC family protein has translation MTTGISHPVVHLELHTGDLPGACSFYAQLCGWRPQRIEAGCGGYWALELGEALGGGGVVECETTRPLWLPYVEVEDIADVTARARRLGASVLLEPREGVAGWRSVVAAPAGGEIALWQQKERRR, from the coding sequence GTGACCACAGGCATCTCGCATCCCGTCGTTCACCTGGAGCTGCACACCGGCGACCTGCCGGGCGCGTGCTCGTTCTACGCGCAGCTCTGCGGCTGGCGCCCGCAGCGCATCGAGGCCGGCTGCGGCGGGTACTGGGCGCTCGAGCTCGGCGAGGCGCTCGGCGGCGGCGGGGTGGTGGAGTGCGAGACGACGCGGCCGCTGTGGCTGCCGTATGTGGAGGTCGAAGACATCGCGGACGTCACGGCGCGGGCGCGCCGCCTGGGCGCCTCGGTGCTCCTTGAGCCGCGCGAGGGCGTGGCCGGCTGGCGCAGCGTGGTGGCCGCGCCCGCGGGTGGGGAGATCGCCCTCTGGCAGCAGAAGGAGCGCCGCCGTTGA
- a CDS encoding sigma-70 family RNA polymerase sigma factor produces the protein MSASATPMTAQENELLAAAREGDEDAFRRLVEPRHAELHAHCYRMLGSVHDAEDALQEALLRAWRGLKRFQARSSLRSWLYTIATNTCLDAIARRPKRVLPLDYGPAADPHNDGLGLPPAESLWMDAYPDEALGLEDGFAAPEARYELRESVELAFVAALQHLPANQRAALILREVLGFSARETAESLETTVASVNSALQRARATVDDRLPERSQQATLRALGDDGLREVVNGYMDAMQRGDVDAVVDMLAEDAAWSMPPLPAWFSGRDALIGFMNMGPLSGDWRWHHRPARANGQAAVGSYAWYAEDGCYRPFALDVLTVDAGGRIEAITSFITRDTLSRERHFYERWPEQRFDETAVTAAFARFGLPDRLD, from the coding sequence ATGAGCGCCTCCGCCACACCCATGACCGCACAGGAGAACGAGCTGCTCGCGGCGGCCCGCGAAGGCGACGAGGACGCCTTCCGCCGCCTGGTCGAGCCGCGGCACGCCGAGCTCCACGCTCACTGCTACCGGATGCTCGGCTCCGTCCACGATGCCGAGGACGCGCTCCAGGAGGCGCTGCTGCGGGCGTGGCGGGGCCTGAAACGGTTCCAGGCCAGGAGCTCGCTGCGGTCGTGGCTCTACACGATCGCCACCAACACGTGCCTCGACGCGATCGCGCGGCGGCCCAAGCGCGTGCTCCCGCTCGACTACGGCCCGGCCGCCGATCCCCACAACGACGGGCTCGGCCTGCCACCCGCCGAGTCGCTGTGGATGGACGCCTATCCCGACGAGGCACTCGGCCTCGAGGACGGATTCGCCGCGCCGGAGGCCCGCTACGAGCTGCGCGAGAGCGTCGAGCTGGCGTTCGTGGCGGCGCTGCAGCACCTGCCGGCAAACCAGCGCGCCGCGCTGATCCTGCGCGAGGTGCTCGGCTTCTCGGCCCGGGAGACGGCGGAGTCGCTCGAGACCACGGTCGCCTCGGTCAACAGCGCCCTGCAGCGGGCGCGCGCGACCGTGGACGATCGCCTTCCCGAACGGAGCCAGCAGGCCACGCTGCGAGCACTGGGCGACGACGGCCTCCGCGAGGTCGTGAACGGCTACATGGATGCCATGCAGCGGGGCGACGTCGATGCGGTCGTGGACATGCTCGCCGAGGACGCCGCGTGGTCGATGCCGCCGCTCCCCGCTTGGTTCTCCGGCCGCGACGCGCTGATCGGCTTCATGAACATGGGGCCGCTCTCGGGCGACTGGCGCTGGCACCACCGTCCCGCTCGCGCGAACGGCCAGGCGGCCGTCGGGAGCTATGCCTGGTATGCGGAGGATGGGTGCTACCGCCCTTTCGCGCTCGACGTGCTCACGGTGGACGCAGGCGGGCGGATCGAGGCGATCACCTCGTTCATCACGCGCGACACGCTGAGCCGCGAGCGCCACTTCTACGAGCGCTGGCCCGAGCAGCGCTTCGACGAGACCGCGGTGACGGCCGCCTTCGCGCGCTTCGGGCTGCCGGACCGGCTCGACTGA
- a CDS encoding VOC family protein: MFENTQAYSGFAADDLKKAREFYGETLGLKTSVLDEESGLLALNLAGDRDTLIYHKPDFTPATYTILNFPVDDIDAAVDELATRGVSCERYDGFEQDEKGIFRGLEAGTGPDVAWFEDPAGNILSVLQEQ, translated from the coding sequence ATGTTCGAGAACACCCAGGCCTACAGCGGCTTTGCCGCCGACGACCTGAAGAAGGCGCGGGAGTTCTACGGCGAGACGCTCGGCCTGAAGACGTCCGTGCTCGACGAGGAGAGCGGCCTGCTGGCGCTGAACCTCGCCGGCGACAGGGACACGCTGATCTACCACAAGCCGGACTTCACGCCGGCCACCTACACGATCCTGAACTTCCCCGTGGACGACATCGACGCGGCCGTGGACGAGCTGGCGACGCGCGGCGTGAGCTGCGAGCGCTACGACGGCTTCGAGCAGGACGAGAAGGGCATCTTCCGCGGGCTGGAGGCGGGCACGGGGCCGGACGTCGCCTGGTTCGAGGACCCGGCCGGCAACATCCTGTCCGTGCTCCAGGAGCAGTAG
- a CDS encoding alpha/beta family hydrolase has product MLGHGAGGGIAAKDLVSATEAALAEGVSVALVEQPYRVAGRRSPAPARQLDAAWTAVVARLLAGELRGLPLVVGGRSAGARVACRTAEATGAAAVLCLAYPLQPPHRRAGAATPSRLPELDAVRVPTLVVQGESDRFGIPPAGPRRVVAHVAGDHSLRTDLEAVAAAVRGWLGDSVLSPAATAPRG; this is encoded by the coding sequence GTGCTCGGCCACGGCGCCGGTGGGGGGATCGCCGCGAAGGACCTCGTGTCCGCGACGGAAGCCGCCCTGGCGGAGGGCGTCAGCGTCGCGCTCGTCGAGCAGCCCTACCGCGTCGCGGGCCGGCGCTCTCCCGCTCCGGCGCGCCAGCTCGACGCCGCCTGGACGGCGGTGGTCGCCCGCCTGCTCGCCGGCGAGCTGCGCGGCCTGCCGCTGGTCGTGGGCGGGCGGTCGGCGGGCGCGCGGGTGGCCTGCCGCACCGCGGAGGCAACCGGCGCCGCCGCCGTGCTCTGCCTCGCATACCCCCTGCAGCCGCCGCACCGGCGTGCGGGCGCCGCGACGCCGAGCCGGCTGCCCGAGCTCGATGCCGTGAGGGTGCCGACGCTGGTCGTGCAGGGTGAGAGCGACCGGTTCGGCATCCCGCCCGCGGGCCCGCGTCGCGTCGTGGCGCACGTGGCCGGCGACCACAGCTTAAGGACGGACCTCGAAGCGGTGGCGGCCGCCGTGCGAGGCTGGCTTGGCGATAGCGTGCTCAGCCCTGCAGCAACTGCCCCCCGGGGGTAA